From a region of the Georgenia yuyongxinii genome:
- a CDS encoding sugar transferase — MTLVGERLPTVAQRPARGAPDMVTPATRLTATDYARTLTLVDTVAVLGALLAGLATLSHGVLPYSASWLTSLTALVTLGAGWLIALTLTRSRHRALLGRGPTEYQRVFDASWTTVATAAIADYVLDLSLTKSTLGVMAGVGVSALLLGRFAARQWLHRQRAVGRVRIATLVVGREAQIRSLANRFRRANGRSPEVVGACVPADEAGGGLDQTVPVLGDLSRVAEVAQETGVELVVVASSDVVTAEEFRRWGWELERSGVGLAVASELADPPSRRTLLTLHDGVPLIHVDAPRFNGLRHVVKAAFDWGAAALIVIAIAPVMLTIALLVKVTSPGNVFYTQERVGKDGRPFRMLKFRSMVDGADRCLDEVLGDAGVRIYFKCRNDPRVTPLGRFLRRHSLDELPQLLNVLKGEMSLVGPRPQVEREVAQYDRYALRRLLVRPGCTGLWQVSGRSDVPAREALVMDVRYAENWSLVGDLLILARTVKVILTGEGAY, encoded by the coding sequence ATGACACTGGTTGGCGAGCGCCTGCCTACGGTGGCGCAGCGGCCCGCCCGCGGCGCCCCCGACATGGTCACACCCGCAACGCGCCTGACAGCCACCGACTACGCGCGGACGCTCACGCTCGTCGACACCGTCGCGGTGCTCGGCGCCCTGCTGGCGGGTCTGGCGACCCTGTCCCACGGCGTGCTGCCCTACTCCGCATCCTGGCTCACTTCACTTACCGCACTCGTCACCCTCGGAGCGGGCTGGCTCATCGCGCTCACCCTTACCCGCTCGCGGCACCGAGCCTTGCTCGGGCGCGGACCAACGGAGTACCAGCGGGTGTTCGACGCCAGCTGGACGACCGTCGCGACTGCGGCCATCGCCGACTACGTCCTGGACCTCAGCCTGACGAAATCCACTCTCGGCGTCATGGCCGGCGTGGGCGTTTCAGCCCTGCTCCTGGGGAGGTTCGCGGCCCGGCAGTGGCTGCACCGGCAGCGCGCCGTCGGCCGCGTTCGGATAGCGACGTTGGTCGTCGGGCGGGAGGCGCAGATCCGCTCCTTGGCCAACCGGTTCCGGCGGGCCAACGGACGCAGCCCGGAGGTGGTCGGTGCCTGCGTGCCCGCAGACGAGGCCGGTGGGGGGCTCGACCAGACAGTCCCTGTACTCGGCGACCTCTCGCGGGTCGCCGAGGTGGCGCAGGAGACAGGCGTCGAACTCGTCGTCGTCGCGAGCTCGGACGTGGTCACCGCTGAGGAGTTCCGGCGGTGGGGCTGGGAACTGGAGCGCAGCGGTGTCGGCCTCGCAGTCGCCTCCGAGCTGGCCGATCCCCCCAGCCGGCGGACGCTGCTGACACTTCACGACGGCGTACCGCTGATCCATGTCGACGCACCCCGGTTCAACGGACTCAGGCACGTCGTCAAGGCCGCCTTCGACTGGGGGGCCGCCGCTCTCATCGTCATCGCGATCGCCCCCGTGATGCTGACGATCGCACTCCTGGTCAAGGTCACCAGCCCGGGGAACGTGTTTTACACGCAGGAGCGGGTTGGCAAGGACGGCAGGCCGTTCCGGATGCTCAAGTTCCGGTCGATGGTCGACGGCGCGGACCGGTGTCTGGACGAGGTCCTCGGTGACGCCGGGGTGCGCATCTACTTCAAGTGCCGCAACGATCCTCGGGTAACTCCGCTCGGACGTTTCCTGCGACGCCACTCGCTGGACGAGCTGCCACAGCTGCTCAACGTGCTGAAGGGGGAGATGAGTCTGGTCGGTCCCCGGCCGCAGGTGGAGCGGGAGGTCGCCCAGTACGACCGGTACGCCCTCCGGCGGCTCCTGGTTCGCCCGGGCTGCACAGGCCTGTGGCAGGTGAGTGGGCGGTCGGACGTCCCTGCGCGGGAAGCCCTCGTCATGGACGTCCGGTACGCGGAGAACTGGAGCCTCGTCGGGGACCTGCTCATCCTGGCCCGCACTGTCAAGGTCATCCTCACGGGTGAAGGAGCCTACTGA
- a CDS encoding glycosyltransferase family 4 protein, whose product MTIQLAGRPEADRPAALAGLRVCIVGLHYAPETTGNAPYTTALARCLSAAGGEVHVVTGVPHYPQWAIQDERYRRGLRWCERDGEVRLTRLRHAVPAVPDLAGRSRLEATFAVQAAREVAHDRSDVVIAVTPMLSALSAAVAAGRGRPVGVLVQDLTGQGAQESGLASGTAARLIARAEVALLRRASLVGVITPRFGSLLAGAGLDPGRIVDLANFTHVKAMEVSRDDARRRLGWPTDRFLVVHAGNMGVKQGLETVVDAARLAQSAASNVYFVMVGAGSRREAVERQARGVDRITFVDPVSEDVFPYVLAAADVLLVNEKPGVKEMSLPSKLTSYASAHRPILAAVDAGGITASVLAEHGAAELTPAGAAGAMLESLQRLSHEPARRRRLADAAAELGRTRFGAAAAATRYRKFARRLADECS is encoded by the coding sequence TTGACTATCCAGCTTGCCGGCCGCCCCGAGGCCGACAGACCCGCCGCGCTGGCCGGCCTGCGCGTGTGCATCGTGGGCCTCCATTACGCGCCGGAGACCACGGGCAACGCTCCGTACACGACGGCCCTGGCGCGGTGCCTGTCGGCGGCCGGCGGCGAGGTCCATGTCGTCACCGGTGTGCCGCACTACCCGCAGTGGGCGATCCAGGACGAGCGCTACCGTCGCGGTCTGCGGTGGTGCGAGCGGGACGGTGAGGTGCGCCTGACGAGGCTGCGTCACGCCGTCCCGGCGGTGCCGGACCTGGCCGGGCGCTCCCGCCTCGAGGCCACGTTCGCGGTGCAGGCGGCGCGGGAGGTCGCGCACGACCGGTCAGACGTCGTGATCGCGGTCACCCCGATGCTGTCCGCGCTCTCCGCGGCGGTCGCCGCCGGCCGGGGCCGCCCCGTCGGCGTGCTCGTCCAGGACCTCACCGGACAAGGTGCACAGGAGTCCGGGCTTGCCAGCGGCACAGCGGCGCGCCTCATCGCCCGGGCCGAGGTAGCCCTGCTGCGCCGGGCCTCGCTCGTCGGTGTGATCACGCCCCGGTTCGGCTCCCTGCTGGCCGGTGCCGGTCTCGACCCGGGGCGGATCGTAGACCTGGCGAACTTCACCCACGTGAAGGCCATGGAGGTCAGCCGCGACGACGCTCGCCGGCGTCTGGGGTGGCCGACTGACCGCTTCCTCGTCGTGCATGCGGGAAACATGGGGGTGAAGCAGGGGCTCGAGACGGTGGTCGACGCCGCCCGCCTTGCGCAGTCCGCCGCATCCAACGTCTACTTCGTGATGGTTGGCGCCGGCAGTCGCCGTGAGGCCGTCGAGCGACAGGCGCGGGGCGTCGACCGGATCACGTTCGTCGACCCAGTCTCCGAGGACGTCTTCCCGTACGTGTTGGCGGCCGCGGACGTCCTGCTCGTCAACGAGAAACCCGGCGTGAAGGAGATGTCACTGCCGAGCAAGCTCACGTCCTACGCCAGCGCGCATCGGCCGATCCTGGCCGCCGTCGACGCCGGAGGGATCACGGCGAGCGTGCTGGCGGAGCACGGCGCCGCGGAGCTGACTCCGGCCGGCGCGGCCGGTGCGATGCTCGAGTCCTTGCAACGCCTGAGCCACGAGCCAGCGCGGCGACGCCGGTTGGCCGATGCCGCGGCAGAGCTCGGCAGGACGAGGTTTGGCGCGGCGGCGGCCGCCACGCGCTACCGCAAGTTCGCACGGAGGCTCGCCGATGAGTGTTCGTGA
- a CDS encoding glycosyltransferase: MRILHLLTLVTPENAYGGPATVALNQARALQDRGHRVVVAAAQRGFGSSPPVRVAGVPVRLFPARTAVPGAGYAGLGSPGLHRWLARHGRQADVVHVHLARDLVTLPAAAVVQMLRAPYVVQTHGMIARSEHPLSGPLDRVLTRRVLAGASRILCLDDRESDAVHDVAVGRVRTLVVPNGITDEHTRPGTSGPPDPPEVLFLARMHERKRPLLFAQAAARLLESHPDARFSLVGPDDGQADAVRALAALSSAPERLVWEGPVPPARVPSRMDRCAVFVLPAVDEPFGMSVLEAMARGKPVIVTRSCGLASAVATHRVGLVVPDDDPSALVDAIDRLLGDAAARSQMGRRGRRLAREEFGMLRVVRLLEDAYRDAGAATAAPRPESPRR; this comes from the coding sequence GTGCGCATCCTGCACCTACTCACCCTTGTCACCCCGGAGAACGCCTACGGCGGTCCCGCGACTGTGGCCCTCAACCAGGCACGGGCCCTGCAGGACCGCGGTCATCGTGTGGTCGTGGCGGCCGCCCAGCGCGGGTTCGGATCTTCGCCGCCGGTGCGCGTCGCCGGGGTGCCTGTCCGGCTGTTCCCCGCCCGAACCGCGGTGCCCGGCGCGGGGTACGCCGGCCTCGGCTCGCCCGGCCTGCACCGCTGGCTGGCGCGGCACGGCCGGCAGGCGGACGTCGTCCACGTGCATCTGGCCCGCGACCTCGTGACCCTGCCGGCCGCCGCCGTGGTCCAGATGCTCCGCGCACCGTACGTCGTCCAGACCCACGGCATGATTGCGCGCTCCGAGCACCCGCTCTCCGGGCCGCTGGACCGGGTCCTCACCCGACGCGTCCTGGCCGGAGCCAGCCGCATCCTGTGCCTGGACGACCGCGAGTCCGACGCCGTCCACGATGTCGCCGTGGGCCGGGTCAGGACGCTCGTCGTCCCCAATGGGATCACCGACGAGCACACGCGACCTGGGACCTCGGGTCCTCCTGACCCACCGGAGGTCCTCTTCCTGGCACGTATGCACGAGCGCAAGCGCCCCCTCCTCTTCGCTCAGGCGGCGGCGCGACTGCTCGAATCGCACCCCGACGCGCGGTTCAGCCTCGTGGGCCCGGACGACGGTCAGGCGGACGCCGTCCGCGCGCTCGCCGCGTTGTCGTCCGCACCGGAACGGCTGGTGTGGGAGGGCCCCGTCCCGCCGGCCCGCGTACCGTCCCGGATGGACCGGTGCGCGGTGTTCGTCCTACCGGCCGTGGACGAGCCCTTCGGGATGAGCGTCCTCGAGGCGATGGCCCGTGGGAAGCCTGTCATCGTGACACGCAGCTGCGGCCTGGCCTCCGCCGTCGCGACCCACCGGGTGGGTCTAGTGGTGCCTGACGACGACCCGTCGGCGCTGGTGGACGCGATCGATCGCCTGCTCGGCGACGCGGCGGCGCGGTCGCAGATGGGACGGCGCGGGCGGCGTCTGGCACGCGAGGAGTTCGGGATGCTCCGTGTAGTCAGGCTCCTCGAGGACGCGTACCGCGACGCCGGCGCCGCTACAGCAGCACCGCGTCCCGAATCGCCGCGCCGATGA
- a CDS encoding SGNH/GDSL hydrolase family protein — translation MTAVLIVAALTRTYETSPAAARAAAPLTSAVLFEDAVEPVRLAAVGDSITASGGPLEGGVFNENTWLSHVVDAVEVRWAGGWAQPGATTAAMLEGVVPVAGADVLVIMAGTNDSGQGLPFDTTADNLRHTAEVVGAPRVILASIPPREPAPEVAADFNELLESLASEQGWEFVDVARGLRDDDGGWLPGLTDDGIHPLPDGQAVIGAAIRDAVLL, via the coding sequence GTGACCGCTGTCCTTATCGTCGCCGCCCTGACCCGCACCTACGAAACATCACCGGCCGCGGCCCGGGCAGCCGCGCCCCTCACGTCGGCCGTCCTGTTCGAGGACGCCGTCGAGCCTGTCCGCCTGGCGGCCGTGGGTGACTCGATCACGGCTTCGGGGGGGCCGCTCGAGGGTGGCGTCTTCAACGAGAACACCTGGCTGAGTCACGTGGTCGACGCCGTGGAGGTGCGGTGGGCGGGTGGATGGGCTCAGCCCGGCGCGACCACCGCGGCGATGCTCGAGGGTGTGGTGCCGGTCGCCGGCGCAGACGTGCTCGTGATCATGGCAGGGACCAACGACTCCGGCCAAGGCCTGCCGTTCGACACCACGGCGGATAACCTCCGCCACACCGCCGAGGTGGTCGGCGCCCCGCGCGTGATCCTCGCGAGCATCCCGCCCCGGGAGCCCGCCCCCGAGGTCGCCGCCGACTTCAACGAGCTCCTCGAATCCCTCGCTTCCGAGCAGGGCTGGGAGTTCGTGGACGTCGCCCGAGGGCTCCGGGACGACGACGGCGGCTGGTTGCCCGGGCTGACGGACGACGGCATCCATCCCCTCCCCGACGGGCAGGCCGTCATCGGCGCGGCGATTCGGGACGCGGTGCTGCTGTAG
- a CDS encoding lipopolysaccharide biosynthesis protein, with protein sequence MTGPAARSAHQRTRGVLSGRIIARGGATGLQAVTLLVLARSIGPVHFGYLAQGLAVGLLLGAFLGLGLSTRALQLSRERTSGATLSAMLLVRTLTSAVAGGAALLALLGLGAPVLVAVAAGTAVAADQLCDLIHAQLAGSGRQAVASLTLVLQRVVPLALVLSLAGGGRVLWGYVAGTAAVFLVAALWATLRRDRPAGVRRLVRSSGGFWLSTLAAQLVQLDLTLVRFTTGGMGVGLYGAAARISGVVNLVPAALTSVYVPEAARDRSAPGRSRTYRRLRRVVTGYGIAMVLVSPLVAEAAVRVLGEAYEPARPLLVAVCVGAALSGYSQALQVELLAEGAPARAAVAVGAGTAVGLGGLTALGALGGLAWLWAGPIATQGAILLLLALAVRGRRSSAAGADGTRDREPVRRGPARAV encoded by the coding sequence ATGACTGGCCCCGCCGCTCGCTCCGCGCACCAGAGGACCCGCGGGGTGCTCAGCGGCCGGATCATCGCCCGTGGCGGGGCGACCGGGCTGCAGGCGGTCACGCTGCTTGTGCTCGCCAGATCGATCGGGCCGGTCCACTTCGGCTACCTCGCGCAAGGTCTGGCGGTCGGCCTCCTCCTCGGTGCGTTCCTCGGGCTCGGGCTGAGCACCCGCGCGCTCCAGCTCTCACGGGAGAGGACCTCCGGGGCGACGCTGAGCGCGATGCTGCTGGTGCGCACCCTCACGTCGGCCGTCGCCGGTGGCGCGGCCCTCCTGGCGCTGCTCGGCCTCGGCGCGCCCGTCCTCGTCGCGGTCGCCGCCGGCACCGCGGTCGCGGCGGACCAGCTCTGCGACCTCATCCATGCGCAGCTCGCCGGGTCCGGCCGGCAGGCCGTCGCCTCGCTGACGCTCGTGCTGCAGCGTGTCGTCCCGCTGGCGCTCGTCCTGTCCCTCGCCGGCGGTGGGCGGGTCCTCTGGGGATACGTCGCCGGGACGGCGGCGGTCTTTCTCGTCGCGGCGCTCTGGGCGACCCTGCGCCGTGATCGCCCCGCCGGCGTGCGGCGGCTCGTCCGCAGCTCCGGAGGATTCTGGCTCTCCACGCTCGCCGCTCAGCTCGTCCAGCTCGATCTGACTCTGGTCAGGTTCACGACCGGAGGCATGGGCGTTGGTCTCTACGGCGCCGCCGCCCGCATCTCCGGGGTGGTCAATCTCGTCCCGGCCGCCCTGACCTCCGTCTACGTGCCCGAGGCCGCCCGCGACCGGTCCGCACCCGGGCGGTCGCGGACGTATCGCCGCCTGCGGCGCGTCGTCACGGGCTACGGGATTGCGATGGTTCTCGTCTCGCCGCTTGTCGCCGAAGCGGCGGTGAGGGTGCTCGGCGAGGCGTACGAGCCGGCCCGGCCGCTGCTGGTTGCCGTGTGCGTCGGGGCGGCGCTGTCCGGGTACAGCCAGGCGCTGCAGGTAGAGCTGCTGGCGGAGGGAGCCCCCGCGCGAGCCGCGGTCGCCGTCGGCGCGGGCACCGCCGTCGGGCTCGGAGGCCTGACCGCTCTCGGTGCTCTCGGCGGGCTGGCGTGGCTCTGGGCGGGGCCGATCGCCACGCAGGGCGCCATACTTCTCTTGCTCGCCCTCGCTGTGCGCGGGCGACGCTCGTCTGCGGCGGGGGCGGACGGCACTCGAGACCGCGAGCCGGTGCGGCGCGGCCCGGCCCGGGCGGTGTGA
- a CDS encoding DapH/DapD/GlmU-related protein — protein sequence MTVTPRDLRGFTGRGYDKGRGLPWQAAWMLISGAVFVRWWCPASVRAVILRMFGATVGDRVLVRHRVRIHWPWKLTIGDDSWVGEGAWILNLEPVTIGSNVCISQDVLLCTGSHDHRSPTFEFDNGPITIGDGAWVAARATVLRGVRVGPGAVVGATALMTSDVPAGATVLAPRGHRVG from the coding sequence ATGACTGTGACCCCCCGCGACCTTCGCGGCTTCACCGGCCGGGGCTACGACAAGGGCCGCGGCCTGCCCTGGCAGGCCGCGTGGATGTTGATCTCGGGCGCTGTCTTTGTCCGGTGGTGGTGCCCGGCGTCGGTGCGCGCCGTCATCTTGCGGATGTTCGGCGCCACGGTGGGCGATCGGGTCCTGGTCCGACACCGGGTGCGGATCCACTGGCCGTGGAAGCTCACGATCGGTGACGACTCGTGGGTCGGGGAAGGCGCGTGGATTCTCAACCTCGAGCCGGTGACCATCGGGTCCAACGTGTGCATCTCGCAGGACGTCCTGCTCTGCACCGGGAGCCACGACCACCGCTCCCCCACGTTCGAGTTCGACAACGGACCGATCACCATCGGTGATGGGGCGTGGGTCGCGGCACGGGCCACCGTGCTACGGGGTGTCAGGGTGGGGCCCGGTGCCGTCGTGGGGGCAACCGCCTTGATGACGTCGGACGTCCCGGCAGGCGCGACCGTGCTCGCACCGCGCGGTCACAGGGTCGGCTGA
- a CDS encoding glycosyltransferase, producing the protein MGIELTLAWVTNVASPYRLPVWEHLASGADLTVHLLESSARLLKDPGNRGPEWAVDGGQGYAIREVPTWRVTRGETQLYVARRRILPRARRVDAALLGGWESPAYWQALAEARHQGARTVGFYESTLSTNRFSGGPVARARERYFRLLDAVVVPGPAAEEAVLAMGVPERRVFTGFNAVDVRGIHAATTRLRQGAGTQPGHRFLYVGQLIDRKNVASLVRAFAAVAQPADNLEIVGTGAGRPELERLAVGLGVRDRVAFTGLVPYPQLPAVLSRNDTLVLPSTEEVWGLVVNEALAAGLHAVVSTVCGVAPSVAGMRGVHLTGASPAGLGAAMAHSRSAWRGPVLQPEILACTPERFAGVFRDALTAGR; encoded by the coding sequence ATGGGCATCGAGCTCACATTGGCGTGGGTGACCAACGTGGCTTCCCCCTACCGCCTGCCCGTGTGGGAGCACCTCGCCTCGGGTGCCGACCTCACGGTCCATCTGCTCGAGAGCTCGGCCCGGCTCCTCAAAGACCCGGGGAACCGTGGACCGGAATGGGCCGTCGACGGCGGCCAGGGCTACGCGATACGCGAGGTTCCGACGTGGCGGGTCACGCGCGGCGAGACCCAGCTCTACGTCGCGCGCCGGAGGATTTTGCCGCGTGCCCGACGGGTAGACGCCGCCCTCCTCGGCGGCTGGGAGTCGCCGGCGTACTGGCAGGCGCTCGCCGAGGCCCGACACCAGGGAGCGCGCACCGTCGGCTTCTACGAGTCGACGCTGAGCACCAACCGGTTCAGTGGCGGACCGGTGGCCAGGGCGCGTGAGCGGTACTTCCGTCTGCTGGATGCCGTGGTCGTGCCCGGCCCCGCCGCCGAGGAGGCCGTCCTCGCCATGGGCGTGCCGGAGAGACGTGTATTCACCGGTTTCAACGCCGTGGACGTGCGCGGCATCCACGCCGCGACCACGCGGCTTCGGCAGGGCGCGGGAACGCAGCCGGGCCACCGGTTCCTCTACGTCGGACAGCTGATCGACAGGAAGAACGTCGCGTCCCTGGTGCGGGCCTTCGCCGCCGTGGCGCAGCCCGCGGACAACCTGGAGATCGTGGGTACCGGGGCGGGGCGTCCTGAGCTCGAGCGGCTCGCCGTCGGGCTCGGGGTGCGGGACCGCGTCGCCTTCACGGGCCTGGTGCCCTACCCCCAGCTCCCGGCGGTGCTCTCCCGCAACGACACCCTCGTGCTGCCGTCCACCGAGGAGGTCTGGGGTCTCGTCGTCAACGAGGCCCTCGCGGCGGGACTGCACGCCGTCGTCAGCACCGTCTGCGGAGTCGCCCCCTCCGTCGCGGGCATGCGTGGCGTCCACCTGACTGGAGCCTCGCCAGCCGGCCTCGGGGCGGCGATGGCCCACAGCAGATCGGCGTGGCGCGGTCCGGTCCTCCAGCCCGAGATCCTCGCCTGCACCCCCGAACGTTTCGCCGGCGTCTTCCGCGACGCACTGACCGCAGGGCGCTGA
- a CDS encoding glycosyltransferase family 4 protein, translated as MTWSRASAGRTGAREDRPGAPSRVLIVEPDVTGHRLLYVRLLAEAAQAAGHEVHLALAPGARRSVEFGLQLAGVDAPIHESARWSHDEVAALSRRLLTDRVLVPDGDRFAQRLALRPRWAGSGDLALLIMRPFPHPGLAARARGALKGALLRRAGRMRRAHLAVLSSPFSPPPGWRGVAVAIDPVLLEGTPGDVAAVRRRVGLRADCYWFAVLGVIDARKNLDLVLDALLTARPPATGVCLAGSIDAAARAALDSRRGALTAAGIELVVVEARLSNAEFDALVRAVDCVVVAHSNEGASGVLAKAATAGTRIAAAGARSLRRDCTALAVSSEWSELRVDALAGTLARARDAARPHPVPPADLASFTRPLLGDLAGAELPAG; from the coding sequence ATGACCTGGTCGAGGGCGTCCGCGGGCCGGACGGGAGCGCGCGAGGACCGGCCCGGGGCACCGTCGCGCGTCCTCATCGTGGAGCCCGACGTGACCGGGCACCGGCTGCTGTACGTGCGGCTGCTGGCCGAGGCAGCGCAGGCGGCCGGGCACGAGGTGCATCTCGCGCTTGCGCCGGGGGCACGGCGGTCCGTCGAGTTCGGTCTCCAGCTCGCCGGGGTCGACGCTCCCATCCACGAGTCGGCGCGCTGGTCCCACGACGAGGTGGCCGCGCTGAGCCGGCGTTTGTTGACCGACCGCGTCCTCGTGCCCGACGGCGACCGGTTCGCCCAACGGCTCGCGCTCCGCCCGCGGTGGGCCGGCAGCGGGGACCTCGCCCTGCTCATCATGCGGCCCTTCCCCCACCCAGGGCTTGCCGCACGGGCGCGCGGCGCCCTCAAGGGGGCACTCCTGCGGCGGGCGGGACGCATGCGGCGCGCACACCTGGCCGTGCTCTCCAGCCCGTTCTCGCCCCCGCCCGGGTGGCGGGGCGTCGCCGTCGCAATCGATCCGGTGCTCCTCGAGGGCACCCCCGGGGACGTCGCCGCCGTCCGGCGTCGTGTCGGACTCCGCGCGGACTGTTACTGGTTCGCGGTCCTGGGCGTCATCGACGCCCGCAAGAATCTCGACCTCGTGCTCGACGCCCTCCTCACGGCGCGCCCGCCCGCCACCGGTGTGTGCCTCGCAGGCAGCATCGACGCGGCGGCGCGCGCCGCCCTCGACTCACGACGCGGTGCCCTCACCGCGGCCGGCATCGAGCTGGTCGTCGTCGAGGCTCGGCTGTCCAACGCGGAATTCGACGCGCTCGTCCGAGCGGTCGACTGCGTGGTGGTCGCGCACAGCAACGAGGGGGCGAGCGGGGTGCTCGCGAAGGCGGCGACCGCCGGCACGAGGATCGCGGCCGCCGGCGCCCGCTCCCTCCGACGGGACTGCACCGCCCTCGCGGTTTCCAGCGAGTGGTCCGAGCTGCGCGTCGACGCGCTCGCAGGCACGCTCGCCCGGGCGCGTGACGCGGCACGCCCGCATCCCGTGCCGCCGGCGGACCTCGCGTCGTTCACGCGCCCCCTGCTCGGCGACCTGGCGGGCGCGGAGCTGCCTGCCGGGTGA